Genomic DNA from Thermus amyloliquefaciens:
GGGGTGACGGGGATAATGGGGGTATGTTGGCCTTTGCGGGCGAGGTCCTGGTGGATCTGATCCTCGAGGCGAAGGACCCCTTGCGCTTCGCCGGGGTCCTGGGCGGCTCGGCCCTGAACACCGCCACCACCTTGAGCCGCCTGGGCTTTCCCGTGCGCTTCTTCTCCGAGGTGGGGTCGGACTGGCTTTCCCGGTGGAGCCAGGAGGAGATGGCCCGGCGGGGCTTGGACCTTCGCCTTCAGCGGCACGCGGGCCCCATGCCCCTGGCCCTGGTGCGCCTGGACGAGGGGGGGGAGGCCTCCTACAGCTTCCACCGGCCCTTCCGGGCGGCCTACCGCCCGGAGCCGGGGGGCCTCCGGGGGGTGAGGGCCTTCCACTTCGCTTCCCTCTTCGCCCTGGAAGGGCGCACCGCGGGTGGGGTGGAGGCCCTCCTGAAGGAGGCGGAGGGGGAAGGGGCCCTCCTCTCCTACGACCCCAACCTCCGCGCCGCCCCTACCCCGGAGGCCAGGCGGCGCCTGGAGGGCTACCTGGCCCGGGTGGACCTCCTGAAACTCTCCCTGGAGGACGCCCGCTTCCTTTTCCCCGAAGGCCCCGTGGAGGCGGTCCGGCGCCTTCTTCCGCCCCTCAAGGTCCTCACCCTGGGACCGGAGGGGGCGGTGGCCTTCCTCGGGAGGAAGGAGGTGCGCCTCCCCGGGGAGAAGGTGGCGGTGGCGGACACCGTGGGGGCGGGGGACAGCTTCACCGCGGGCCTTCTCGCCCTCCTGCTCCGAAAGGGGTATGGCAAGGGCACCCTCCCCCGCCTGGCCCTCGAGGACCTGGAGGAAGCCCTGCGGGGCGCCATCGCCCTTTCCGCCCTGGCCTGCACCGTGCGGGGGGCCTACCTGCCGGAGGAGGGGCTTAGGGCCTGGCGGGGGCGCTACCTAGGGGATTAGGAGGACCTTGCCCGTGGTCTTGCGCCCCTCCAGGGCCTCATGGGCCTCCCTGGCCCTTTCCAGGGGGAACTCGGCCCCGATGCGCACCCTAAGCCACCCTTCCCGCACCGCTTGGAAGACCTCCCCGGCGCGCCAGAGGAGCTCCTTGCGGCTTGCCGTGTAGTGGTGGAGGGTGGGGCGGGTGAGGAAGAGGCTTCCCTTGCGGTTCAGCACCTGGGGGTCCAGGGGGGGCACCGGCCCCGAGGACTGGCCGAAGAGGACCAGGAAGCCCCGGGGGCGCAGGGCGTCCAGGCTCCCCGCAAAGGTGCTCTGCCCCACCCCGTCGTAGACCACGTCCACCCCGCCCCCGGAGAGGGCCTTCACCGCCTCCGGAAAGCCCTCGTAGGGCAGGGCGTAGTCCGCCCCCGCCTCCTTGGCCAGGGCCCGCTTTTCCTCGGTGCTGGCGGTGGCGTAGACCGTGGCCCCAAGCCGCTTGGCCCACTGGATGAGAAGGAGGCCCACCCCCCCGGCCCCCGCGTGCACCAGCACCTGGTCCCCAGGGGCCACGGGGTAGGTGCTCTTGAGGAGGTAGTGGACGGTCATGCCCTGGAGGAGGACCGCGGCGGCGAGCCTGGGTTCCACCCCCTCGGGCACGGGCACGAGCCTCTCCGCGGGCACCACCTGGTACTCCGCATAGGCCCCCTGCACGTTGGCGAAGGCCACCTTATCCCCGGGGGCCACCCCCGCTACCCCCTCCCCCACCTTCTCCACCACCCCGGCCCCCTCCTCCCCCAGGGTGAAGGGGAGGGGCATGGGGTAGAGGCCTTTCCGCTTGTAGGTGTCAATGTAGTTGACCCCGATGGCCAAAAGCCGCACCAGGACCTCCCCTGGCCCAGGCTCGGGGACGGGGATTTCCTCCAGCCGCAAGACCTCGGGGCCGCCTGTTTGGTGAACCCGAACCGCCCTCATGGTGAGGCCCAGTCTACCCCCTAGAAGGCCCTCTGGTACTGCGGGGGCACCTCCGGCGCCACCCCCAGGGCCTTGGCCGCCCGTAAGGGGAAGTAGGGATCTCTGAGGAGAACCCGGCCCAGGAGGATGAGGTCGGCGCTCCCCGCCTGCAGGATGGTCTCCGCCTGCTCGGGGGTGGTGATGAGGCCCACGGCCCCCGTCCTCAGGCCCACCTTCTTGCGCACGGCATCGGCGAAGGGTACCTGGAAGCCCGGGGCCAGGGGAATCCGCACCCTGGGCACCACCCCGCCCGAGGAGCAGTCCAGGAGGTCTACCCCCAGGGCCTTAAGCCTTTCGGCGAAGGCCAGGGTGTCCGTTAGGCCCCACCCTCCCTCCCCCCAGTCCGTGGCGGATACCCGCACCAGGAGGGGAAGCTCGGGGGGGACCACCTGGCGCACGGCCTGGGCCACCTGAAGGGGGAAGCGCATGCGGTTTTCCAGGCTACCCCCATAGGCGTCCGTGCGCTGGTTGGAAAGAGGGGAGAGGAAGGAGGAAAGGAGGTAGCCGTGGGCCATGTGGAGCTCAATCACCTGAAAGCCTGCCCGAAGGGCCCGCCTGGCCCCTTCCACAAAGGCCTTTAGGATCCTTTCCATTCCCGCCTCGTCCAGGGGTTCGGGTACCGGGTAGCCCTCGTCAAAGGGGAGGGGGCTTGGCCCCACTACCCGCCAGCCCAGGGGTTTGCCCCCTTCCCAGGGCCGGGCGGTTCCCGCCTTGCGCCCGGCGTGGGCCAGCTGGATCCCGGGCACCGCCCCCGCCTCCCGGATCCTCCGGGCGAGCTCCTTCAGGCCCGGAAGCTGGCCCTCCGACCAGATGCCGAGGTCGTGGGGGCTGATGCGGCCTGAGGGCTCCACGGCGGTGGCCTCCACCAGGATGAGCCCCACGCCCCCTAGGGCCCTTGTGGGGTAGTGGAGGAGGTGCCAATCCGTGACCTCCCCTTCCTCGGTGGCCGAGTACTGGCACATGGGGGACATGGCCAGGCGGTTCCTGAGCCGAACCTCTCGCAGGTTTAGGGGGGTGAAGAGGAGGGCCATGGGTTCATTATGGCCTGGCGGAATATGGAGGGGCATATAATGGCCTTGGTAACCCTATGGAACCTCTTCCAGCAGGTCCAAGGCGGGTGAGAGCATGAAGCAAGCCCTCTTGTTGTCCTTCCTGGTCCTTTCCGCGGCCCTAGCCCAGCCCCTAAAGGTGGCCATCCTCTGGCACCAGCACCAGCCTCCTTACGAGAACCCCCTCACCGGCCAGTACGAGGGTCCCTGGGTGCGGGCCCACGGGGTGAACGACTACCCCTGGATGGCCGAGGTGCTGAAGGAGTTTCCCGAGATCAAGGTGACCTTTGACTACACCTCCACCCTGCTCAAGCAGATCGCGGACTACCTCTCGGGAAAGGCCAAGGACGCCTACTGGCGGCTTTCGGTGAAGCCCCTTGGGGAGCTCACCCCAGAGGAGCGGGCCTTCATCGTGGACCGCTTTTTTGACATCAACCCCCGCTTCGTGGAAAAAAGCCCCCGCTACAAGGAGCTCCAGGCCAAGAAAATCCGGGGTGAAGCCTTCTCCGACCAGGACCTCCTGGACCTCCGGGTGCTTTGGAACCTCTACTGGATCAACGTGGACTACATTGAGCGCGACCCTGGGCTGAGGGCCCTTTACCAGAAGGACAGGGGCTTCACCCAGAAGGACGTGGACTACGTTCTAGGGAAGCACCTGGAGCTCATGGCCACCATCCTGCCCCTGCACCAGGAGCTTTGGGAGCGGGGGCAGATCGACCTCATCACCACCCCCTACTACCACCCCATCCTGCCCATCCTCCTGGACAAGGAGGCCATCCGGGAGTCCAACCCCGCCTTGGCCCTGCCCAAGGAGCCCATCGCCTGGCCCGAGGACGCCGCCTGGCAGGTGCGGGCTGGGAAGGCGTACTTCAAGGGGCTTTTCGGTAGGGAGCCCAAGGGGATGTGGCCCCCCGAAGGGGCGGTGAGCCAGAAGGCGGCGGAGCTCTACGCCGAGGAGGGCATCGGCTTTTTGGTGACCGACGAGGCCATCTTGGGTAAAAGCGGCTTTCCCGTAACCCCCGCCACCCTTACCCGCATCTACCACGTGGAGAAGGGGGGCAAGCGGGTGGTCCTCTTCTTCCGCCACCGGGACCTCTCGGACCGCATCGGCTTCAGCTACAGCGGCATGCCCGCGGAGCGGGCGGTGGAGGACTTCATCGGCACCCTTTTGGAGATCCGCCGCCAGGTGATTGCGCAAAACCCCGAGGCCGTCCTCACCATCGCCCTGGATGGGGAGAACGCCTGGGAGAACTACCCCAACAACGGCAACGACTTCCGCCGCCTCCTCTACAAGCGCCTCACGGAAGAGCAGCGAAAGGGCACCCTCAAGACCGTCCTCTTCTCCGAGCTTCTGGAAAAGCCCTCCCTCCCCATCGCCCGGCTGGGTACAGGCGGTTGGGCAGGGGACTTCGCCATGTGGGCGGGGGAGCCGGAGGAAAACGAGGCCTGGGACCGCCTGGCCCGGGCCCGGCAGGCGGTGCTGGCCTACAAGGAGGCCGGGGGCGATCCCCAGGTGGTGGAGAAGGCCATGGGCCTGATCTATGCCGCCCAGGCCTCGGACTGGTTCTGGTGGTACGGCCAGGACACCGGCTTCCCCAACAACCCGCCCTTTGACGAGGCCTTCCGCGCCCTGTTGCAGTCGGTGTACCGCACCCTGGGCCAGAAGCCCCCGGAGGCGCTCTTCATCGCCGTGCGGCCCCCGGTGGCGCCCCAGGGCGCCCCGGGCCGGGTGAAGCCCAATCTGGACGGCAGGGGCGAGGCGGAGGAGTGGAAGGGGGCCGCCTACCTGGCGGATGCCGACGGCACCACCATGCAAACCCCGGACGACCTCCTCAAGGGGGTTTACCTGGGCTTTGACGAGCAGAGCGTCTACCTGCGGGTGGACCTGCGGGACGGGGTGCAGGCCCAGGACCTTTTGGGCCAGGGGTACCGCCTGCACGTGTACGCCACCACCCCCAGGGAGGAAGGGGGGGCGGCCTTCCCCGAGGGCGCTGGGGTTTCCCTGGGCTTTCCCTTGCAGCAGCGCATCACCCTGGATCTGGACCAGGTTCGGGAGGGGCAGGGGGTCTTGGTGCGC
This window encodes:
- a CDS encoding carbohydrate kinase family protein, encoding MLAFAGEVLVDLILEAKDPLRFAGVLGGSALNTATTLSRLGFPVRFFSEVGSDWLSRWSQEEMARRGLDLRLQRHAGPMPLALVRLDEGGEASYSFHRPFRAAYRPEPGGLRGVRAFHFASLFALEGRTAGGVEALLKEAEGEGALLSYDPNLRAAPTPEARRRLEGYLARVDLLKLSLEDARFLFPEGPVEAVRRLLPPLKVLTLGPEGAVAFLGRKEVRLPGEKVAVADTVGAGDSFTAGLLALLLRKGYGKGTLPRLALEDLEEALRGAIALSALACTVRGAYLPEEGLRAWRGRYLGD
- a CDS encoding quinone oxidoreductase family protein, translated to MRAVRVHQTGGPEVLRLEEIPVPEPGPGEVLVRLLAIGVNYIDTYKRKGLYPMPLPFTLGEEGAGVVEKVGEGVAGVAPGDKVAFANVQGAYAEYQVVPAERLVPVPEGVEPRLAAAVLLQGMTVHYLLKSTYPVAPGDQVLVHAGAGGVGLLLIQWAKRLGATVYATASTEEKRALAKEAGADYALPYEGFPEAVKALSGGGVDVVYDGVGQSTFAGSLDALRPRGFLVLFGQSSGPVPPLDPQVLNRKGSLFLTRPTLHHYTASRKELLWRAGEVFQAVREGWLRVRIGAEFPLERAREAHEALEGRKTTGKVLLIP
- a CDS encoding NADH:flavin oxidoreductase/NADH oxidase; this encodes MALLFTPLNLREVRLRNRLAMSPMCQYSATEEGEVTDWHLLHYPTRALGGVGLILVEATAVEPSGRISPHDLGIWSEGQLPGLKELARRIREAGAVPGIQLAHAGRKAGTARPWEGGKPLGWRVVGPSPLPFDEGYPVPEPLDEAGMERILKAFVEGARRALRAGFQVIELHMAHGYLLSSFLSPLSNQRTDAYGGSLENRMRFPLQVAQAVRQVVPPELPLLVRVSATDWGEGGWGLTDTLAFAERLKALGVDLLDCSSGGVVPRVRIPLAPGFQVPFADAVRKKVGLRTGAVGLITTPEQAETILQAGSADLILLGRVLLRDPYFPLRAAKALGVAPEVPPQYQRAF
- a CDS encoding glucodextranase DOMON-like domain-containing protein; protein product: MKQALLLSFLVLSAALAQPLKVAILWHQHQPPYENPLTGQYEGPWVRAHGVNDYPWMAEVLKEFPEIKVTFDYTSTLLKQIADYLSGKAKDAYWRLSVKPLGELTPEERAFIVDRFFDINPRFVEKSPRYKELQAKKIRGEAFSDQDLLDLRVLWNLYWINVDYIERDPGLRALYQKDRGFTQKDVDYVLGKHLELMATILPLHQELWERGQIDLITTPYYHPILPILLDKEAIRESNPALALPKEPIAWPEDAAWQVRAGKAYFKGLFGREPKGMWPPEGAVSQKAAELYAEEGIGFLVTDEAILGKSGFPVTPATLTRIYHVEKGGKRVVLFFRHRDLSDRIGFSYSGMPAERAVEDFIGTLLEIRRQVIAQNPEAVLTIALDGENAWENYPNNGNDFRRLLYKRLTEEQRKGTLKTVLFSELLEKPSLPIARLGTGGWAGDFAMWAGEPEENEAWDRLARARQAVLAYKEAGGDPQVVEKAMGLIYAAQASDWFWWYGQDTGFPNNPPFDEAFRALLQSVYRTLGQKPPEALFIAVRPPVAPQGAPGRVKPNLDGRGEAEEWKGAAYLADADGTTMQTPDDLLKGVYLGFDEQSVYLRVDLRDGVQAQDLLGQGYRLHVYATTPREEGGAAFPEGAGVSLGFPLQQRITLDLDQVREGQGVLVRYAYREGAWVLASSPADLAGRRAWVGEEVEMRIPYTTLKAEAGDTLRLAVVLERGGRVLDTAPNGNPLALSLPQRLAGKEVFRLQDPEGDEHGPGTYTYPKENAFAPFKGLFDLLEVRLLDSGATWTFVFTFGEMTNPWGAPAGFSHQLVNVYLDFKEGGRTDTFAKGAKVAFDPEHPWDLFLKAAGWPQYGQRVGFPDGTDTADGVVVASNPADKQVILQLDKKHFNPAPGQRVCLYVLVGSQDGYGPDHFRPVGREAGPWNLGGAANEDAPLVVDYLWPERGVQEAMLSQYGGGRYAVLKPYCLSWPAP